The stretch of DNA ATTATGAACAAAATGAGGAAAAAGAAAGCGTGCTGGCCGACTTAAATAAAAGAAGCCGTGATCAGGCAAGAACGCCCATGCAGTGGGATGATGGGAAAAATGCCGGGTTTACGGAGGGAGAACCGTGGATTAAGGTCAATAATAACTATTTAAGTGTGAATGTACAGCAGAACCTCGATGACCCGGAATCAGTTTTTTGGTTTTACCATAAACTGATTCACATTCGGAAAACAGAACCGGTTGTGACCGAAGGAACCTTTGATTTAATGGCGCCGGATCATCCTTCGGTGTTTGCTTATACGCGGACAGGAGGGGGCGAAGTACTGCTTGTTATCAGTCATTTTGGCAAAAAGCCGGTTTCTTTTGCAGTAGACAGGGAGCAGATAAGCGGCCTGTCGGGTCACCTGCTTTTATCCAATTACACAGTGGAGGATGACGCGTCGGCTCTGGAGAAACCTTTTGAGCTGCGTCCGTATGAAACAAGGATTTATCTGTTTAAAGAAACGGAAAAAGAACGATAAAAAGCCGGCTGCTGCTGCAGCCGGCTTTTTTTGGGATTTTAAATTTTCTCAGTTGAATGAGCGTCACGGTAAAAACTCAACGCTTTACTAGTGAAGGAGTATGTGGACGAGGATAATTGGAATTGTTTGTTACGCTTCCATTGCCTGTTCGTTTTCCTGATCGTTACGCATTAAATAAAGCGTGAAGAGATCTTTCGGTACTTCATATAAATCGAATACTGCTTCGTTTTGATTTAATTTAGCATACACATCGGGCCGTGTTTCATTAGCCAAAACAACATAGGGCAGTTTTTCTGCCGCTTTGCGTGAGCGTATATTCACTTTGCGAATGGACATATAAACCGATTCAATATCCATTTCATAAAACAGCTCTCTGAAAAACTCTTCTTTGGCTGGTGCATTGTAGCCTTTGCCGTGATAAGGCTTGCCGAGCCACGTGCCGAGAAAGCCGGCGCCATTTTCAATATCATACAAGTTGATCGTGCCGATTGGGCTGCCCCATTCGTCAAGAATCGTTCGCGAAATCAGTTCACCCCGTTCTTCCGCTTCAATCGTTTGCTTGGTGGCAAACACAAACTCCTCGTATGAGTGGACTTTTTGGCGCACAAAAGGGAACACATCCGGGTGCGTCATCAAATCAAATAAAACATGACTTTCATGAACATCGCGTTTCTTCAACATTTTCTTTCCCTCCTCTGTTTTACACAACGA from Domibacillus sp. DTU_2020_1001157_1_SI_ALB_TIR_016 encodes:
- a CDS encoding GNAT family N-acetyltransferase, whose amino-acid sequence is MLKKRDVHESHVLFDLMTHPDVFPFVRQKVHSYEEFVFATKQTIEAEERGELISRTILDEWGSPIGTINLYDIENGAGFLGTWLGKPYHGKGYNAPAKEEFFRELFYEMDIESVYMSIRKVNIRSRKAAEKLPYVVLANETRPDVYAKLNQNEAVFDLYEVPKDLFTLYLMRNDQENEQAMEA